In Lineus longissimus chromosome 9, tnLinLong1.2, whole genome shotgun sequence, one genomic interval encodes:
- the LOC135494174 gene encoding calmodulin-A-like, translated as MAHQLSEEQIAEFREAFSLFDKDNDGTINTTEMGTVMRSLGQNPTLAELDEMIAEVDKSGSGTIDFPEFLTMVARKIKDCDSEEEVKQAFRVFDKDGNGFISAVELRHVMTNMGEKLTDEEVDEMIREADIDGDGQVNYEDFVKMMMSR; from the exons ATG GCTCACCAACTATCAGAAGAACAAATCGCAG AATTCCGGGAAGCGTTCTCCCTGTTCGACAAAGATAATGATGGTACGATCAACACGACTGAGATGGGTACAGTGATGCGATCCCTGGGACAGAATCCCACGCTAGCCGAACTGGACGAGATGATCGCCGAGGTCGATAAAAGTG GAAGCGGTACTATTGACTTCCCAGAATTTCTTACCATGGTCGCGCGGAAGATAAAGGACTGTGATTCCGAGGAAGAAGTAAAGCAGGCGTTCCGAGTGTTTGACAAGGATGGTAATGGCTTCATCAGCGCGGTTGAGTTACGCCACGTCATGACGAACATGGGTGAGAAACTAACTGATGAAGAGGTTGACGAGATGATCAGGGAGGCAGACATTGACGGAGATGGCCAGGTCAACTATGAAG ATTTtgtcaagatgatgatgagccGGTAA